The Lactobacillus sp. ESL0680 DNA segment CATTAGCAGTTTACAGACCAATCGGTTGTTATATTTAAAGTCAACGCCAATTTCTAAGTCGGCTCAATTAATGAATAAGATAATTGATGAATATTTAAATCAAAACTTGTTTGCCCAAAGTGTAGCTGCAGCGGAATTAAACTTGTTGCTGGTTTCAGCTGTCCGTAATCAAAGCTTTGAATCAGCCGCAGCAGAGAAGCAAGGCTTTGCGAATGTAACACTTGAGAGCTATATTGATGCCAATTTTGCCGATATTACTTTGGATTCGGCTGCCAAACATTTTGGCTTTAACCCAAATTATTTTTCTAGCTTAGTTAAACAAAAAACGGGAAAAAGCTTTGTAGAGCATGTTGATGAACGGCGAATGCAGGAAGCACGTAATTTGCTTGCTCGCCCCGACATTTCGGTTAAGGAAATTATTGCCAGGGTAGGTTACAATGGTAAGTCCTTTTTCTATAAAAAGTTTAATGAATATTATCATCAAACGCCGGTCCAAATGCGTGCAGAGCTGTTTCGTCAAGCTAATATTAATTTGAAATAAAATAAAAAAGACATCTGTTTAATTAACAGATGTCTTTTTTGGATATTACATTTTTTCTAGCCGTTTGATCCGGTCTTCTGTCGGCGGATGGCTATCGAATAGATGAGTAAAACCGTGCTTTTTACGCAATGGATCTTCAATATACATGCCAGCACTACTTGGATCAGCCTTTTTCATTGGCTTACTGCCGTCGATTTTCTCTAAAGCAGAAATCAGACCTTGTGGGTTGCGGGTAAGGTCGACTGATGAAGCATCAGCCAAGTACTCACGATTACGCGACAAGGCCATCTGGGCAAGGCTGGCACATAATGGCCCAAGAATAAGCACAAAGACA contains these protein-coding regions:
- a CDS encoding helix-turn-helix transcriptional regulator, encoding MAAVKLAQYLASILNSTNSDTNELRLKAEGNFDLFRVYLENHNTGVHRYQTTNAMIFYEAGGKSNIKIHGQDFALKVGNIVFLPAKSDYEVQKQTKTDVLVKLDLNSKYDLQYFLGNIVHDEPREEQAVKQIISSLQTNRLLYLKSTPISKSAQLMNKIIDEYLNQNLFAQSVAAAELNLLLVSAVRNQSFESAAAEKQGFANVTLESYIDANFADITLDSAAKHFGFNPNYFSSLVKQKTGKSFVEHVDERRMQEARNLLARPDISVKEIIARVGYNGKSFFYKKFNEYYHQTPVQMRAELFRQANINLK